One part of the Alistipes onderdonkii genome encodes these proteins:
- a CDS encoding retropepsin-like aspartic protease encodes MKRLLFVLCSLVAVQEVCARRPAVRFDLPYTVEHGKYVVVLGTPAGPRRFIFDTGASGTCISESLRDELGAEAVKTEKVRDFEGHVVPIDLVRLDSLRMGDALFRDHPVLVMPDTSLVFACLRVDGIAGCDLLRWCAVRMPNADSTITVTDDVRRLGLPRGRRMSRMELGGGCPFLPVTCRNGDRQARMYVKFDTGSAGYFHFSYADSGDAPPPLWFIDSLRWADGYATAVGWTNRNRVNSHFRGTIPRFEIQGTAIADMPVKRTFGHNRILGCKLFDWGQVVLDFRRKRFLFIPRGGEAKAPPQPACNFTLALSAGQLVVGQVWDEALADVIAPGDRILSLDGHPWDGDVCRFLLDPDPLDGTVCGIGTASGQHVILTIETMK; translated from the coding sequence ATGAAGCGCCTGCTGTTTGTCCTGTGCAGTCTGGTCGCGGTGCAGGAGGTCTGCGCACGGCGTCCTGCCGTGCGGTTCGACCTGCCCTATACGGTCGAGCACGGCAAATATGTCGTGGTGCTCGGCACGCCTGCGGGCCCCCGCCGTTTTATCTTCGACACCGGGGCGTCGGGCACCTGCATCAGCGAATCGCTGCGCGACGAACTGGGGGCCGAGGCCGTGAAAACCGAGAAAGTCCGCGATTTCGAGGGCCATGTCGTCCCCATCGACCTGGTTCGGCTCGACAGCCTGCGGATGGGCGACGCGCTTTTCCGCGACCATCCGGTGCTGGTCATGCCCGACACTTCGCTGGTCTTCGCCTGCCTGCGGGTCGACGGCATCGCGGGGTGCGACCTGCTGCGCTGGTGCGCCGTCCGCATGCCCAATGCCGACTCGACGATCACCGTCACGGACGATGTCCGCAGGCTGGGGCTGCCCCGCGGCCGTCGCATGTCGCGCATGGAGCTGGGCGGCGGATGCCCGTTTCTGCCGGTGACATGCCGCAACGGCGACAGGCAGGCCCGGATGTACGTCAAATTCGACACCGGCTCGGCGGGCTATTTCCATTTCTCCTATGCCGATTCCGGCGATGCGCCCCCGCCCCTGTGGTTCATCGACAGCCTGCGCTGGGCCGACGGATATGCGACGGCTGTCGGCTGGACGAACCGCAACAGGGTGAACAGCCATTTCCGGGGTACGATCCCCCGGTTCGAAATTCAGGGGACGGCCATTGCCGACATGCCGGTCAAGCGCACCTTCGGCCACAACCGGATCCTCGGCTGCAAGTTGTTCGACTGGGGGCAGGTCGTGCTCGATTTCCGCCGCAAGCGCTTCCTGTTCATACCCCGCGGGGGCGAGGCGAAAGCCCCGCCGCAGCCCGCCTGTAATTTCACGCTGGCCCTTTCTGCCGGGCAGCTCGTCGTCGGGCAGGTGTGGGACGAGGCGCTCGCGGACGTCATCGCCCCCGGCGACCGCATCCTCTCGCTCGACGGGCACCCCTGGGACGGCGACGTCTGCCGATTCCTGCTCGACCCCGACCCGCTGGACGGTACGGTGTGCGGGATCGGGACGGCCTCCGGGCAGCATGTTATCCTAACGATTGAAACCATGAAATAA
- a CDS encoding helix-turn-helix domain-containing protein has protein sequence MSHYFIDKHDPRVADLFRRLEKAGKALDKLESSGGRTLKGERFVTDEELSRLLKISRRTLQEYRTARIIPYYLIQGKVLYMESEIQKFLEDSRKKCIGGQEWV, from the coding sequence ATGAGCCATTATTTCATCGACAAGCACGATCCGCGTGTGGCGGATCTCTTCCGGCGCTTGGAAAAGGCCGGCAAGGCACTGGATAAACTGGAATCCTCCGGAGGCCGGACACTCAAGGGAGAGCGGTTCGTCACCGACGAGGAATTGTCCCGGCTGCTGAAAATCAGCAGGCGTACATTGCAGGAATACCGCACGGCGCGGATCATTCCCTATTATTTGATTCAGGGCAAGGTACTATACATGGAATCCGAGATACAGAAATTCCTGGAAGATTCCCGGAAGAAATGTATCGGGGGACAGGAATGGGTATAA
- a CDS encoding site-specific integrase, translating to METNNKEIKRRSTFSLLFYINRTKVRKDGTCKLLCKVSIDAKSAPININAFVDPSLWNPETKRANGRSENARTVNLAIEKLTEKITGHYRHIRKSLGFVTAELVKNAVEGIGQKPFTLLALFREHNEEFRKRVGVDRKEETYESYENSYNILASFVKKRKEKEDVALRSLDREFYDDFEIFLRTDREMKPKTVHEHLYRLKKMTKRAVSQGTLRRDPYGKLHPELPRRKSRHLKLEDLKKLMETPVDKPNLQRVRDWFLFATFTGLSYADLKRLSEKDITQSDDGTYWIHIRRQKTETPSAIRLLNVPLQIIEKYRHERKSDRIFNLYCRGYLIKLTRELGRTYGFDMTFHKARHNFGTHITLSLGVPIETVSRMMGHKSISTTQIYAKVTDRKVDEDMKRLKEQTKGRKINLYEEDEPETADIITVNG from the coding sequence ATGGAAACGAATAATAAAGAGATAAAACGTCGCAGCACGTTCTCCCTGCTGTTCTACATCAACCGCACGAAAGTCCGCAAGGACGGAACATGTAAATTGTTATGCAAGGTAAGCATCGACGCCAAGTCGGCCCCGATCAATATCAACGCGTTTGTCGATCCATCGCTTTGGAATCCGGAAACCAAAAGGGCGAACGGACGAAGCGAGAACGCCCGAACGGTAAACCTGGCAATAGAGAAACTGACCGAAAAAATCACCGGGCATTACCGTCATATTCGTAAAAGCCTCGGTTTCGTGACGGCCGAGCTGGTCAAAAACGCCGTGGAAGGAATCGGGCAGAAACCGTTCACCCTCCTTGCCTTGTTCCGCGAGCATAACGAGGAGTTCCGCAAGCGTGTCGGCGTGGATCGCAAGGAAGAAACCTATGAAAGTTACGAGAACTCCTATAATATTTTAGCCTCCTTCGTGAAAAAAAGGAAGGAAAAGGAGGATGTAGCGTTGCGGAGCCTTGACCGGGAGTTCTACGATGATTTTGAAATATTCCTACGTACAGATCGTGAAATGAAACCCAAGACAGTACACGAGCATCTTTACCGGTTGAAGAAAATGACCAAGCGGGCTGTCAGTCAGGGTACACTCCGGCGCGACCCTTACGGGAAGCTGCACCCGGAACTGCCCCGGCGCAAGAGCCGCCATTTGAAACTCGAAGACCTCAAAAAGCTGATGGAAACTCCCGTCGATAAACCCAACCTCCAGCGGGTGCGGGACTGGTTTCTCTTCGCTACCTTCACGGGGTTGTCCTACGCCGACCTGAAACGCTTGTCCGAAAAAGACATCACGCAGTCGGACGACGGAACGTACTGGATACACATCCGGCGCCAGAAGACCGAAACGCCCTCGGCCATCCGCCTGCTGAACGTGCCGTTGCAGATCATCGAGAAATACCGCCACGAGCGTAAAAGCGACAGGATTTTCAACCTCTATTGCCGGGGGTATCTCATCAAGCTCACCAGAGAACTGGGACGGACATACGGCTTCGACATGACCTTTCACAAGGCGAGGCACAATTTCGGGACACATATCACGCTCTCGTTGGGTGTGCCTATCGAAACTGTCAGCCGCATGATGGGACACAAGAGCATTTCCACCACGCAGATTTACGCCAAAGTGACCGACCGCAAGGTGGACGAGGACATGAAACGGCTGAAAGAACAGACCAAAGGCCGGAAAATAAATCTCTACGAGGAGGACGAACCGGAAACGGCAGATATTATAACGGTAAACGGTTGA
- a CDS encoding transporter: protein MHVLEYLHRNVKTVAMLTAMVVGALLCRPVTALEGWTHQMITPSLIFLMLFVTFCRVKPRQMKPSMLHFWLLLFQVVVSVAVYFLLLPLNPVVAQGAMICVLAPVAMAAVVIAGMLGANVPTMATYSLVCNMVIALVAPVVLSFAGTGACSFTQILARIAPLLIMPFAAAQFCRFVLPGAAKWIGNHSQISFYMWLVSLVVIIGRTTAFILDLHDASPATELWLAFAALVICLVQFKVGRTLGRRYGDAPAGGQSLGQKNTVLAVWMSQSFLDPISSIAPTAYIVWQNFVNSYQLWKKDKEERIK from the coding sequence ATGCACGTACTGGAATACCTGCACCGCAATGTCAAGACCGTCGCCATGCTGACGGCCATGGTGGTCGGGGCGTTGCTTTGCCGCCCCGTGACCGCCCTCGAGGGGTGGACGCACCAGATGATTACACCCTCGCTGATCTTCCTGATGCTCTTCGTCACATTCTGCCGCGTCAAGCCCCGGCAGATGAAGCCTTCGATGCTGCATTTCTGGCTGCTGCTGTTTCAGGTCGTGGTGAGCGTGGCGGTCTACTTCCTGCTGCTGCCGCTGAATCCCGTCGTGGCGCAGGGGGCGATGATCTGTGTGCTGGCGCCCGTGGCGATGGCCGCGGTGGTGATCGCCGGGATGCTCGGGGCCAATGTCCCGACGATGGCCACCTACAGCCTCGTGTGTAACATGGTGATCGCGCTCGTGGCACCCGTCGTCCTGTCGTTTGCCGGGACGGGGGCGTGCTCCTTCACGCAGATACTGGCACGTATCGCGCCGCTGCTGATCATGCCCTTCGCGGCTGCGCAGTTCTGCCGTTTCGTGCTGCCCGGGGCGGCGAAATGGATCGGGAACCACAGTCAGATTTCGTTCTACATGTGGCTCGTGTCGCTGGTGGTGATCATCGGCCGTACGACGGCCTTTATCCTCGATTTGCACGATGCTTCGCCCGCGACCGAACTGTGGCTGGCATTCGCGGCGCTGGTGATCTGCCTGGTGCAGTTCAAGGTGGGGCGCACGCTGGGACGCCGCTACGGCGACGCCCCGGCGGGCGGGCAGTCGCTCGGGCAGAAAAACACGGTGCTGGCCGTATGGATGTCGCAGTCGTTCCTCGACCCAATCTCCTCGATCGCCCCGACGGCATATATTGTCTGGCAGAACTTTGTGAACAGCTATCAGTTGTGGAAAAAGGACAAAGAAGAACGAATAAAGTAG
- a CDS encoding sodium:solute symporter, protein MTPFAVITTVLGYIAVLFVVAWLSGRRADNAGFFTGNRSTPWYMAAFAMIGAAISGVTFISVPGSVAVDSFSYMQMVAGFTVGQLVVAFLLIPTFYRLRVVSLYEYLDGRFGILSHHTGAWFFFVSKMLGAALRVYVVCAVMQLLVFSHYGLPFWLNALVTMLFVWLYTQQGGVKSLIWTDTLKTFCLVGSLVLSIVFIMQALGMSFGEMTREVAASPYSRVFFFDDPSSDRYFWKMFLAGVVLLISMTGLDQDMMQRNLSCATPRDSQKNIVLTAVSQIFVIFLFLVLGVLLYIYIGRTGLAMPVKGDQVFSLVAVEGGLPVFVGILFVIGLISSTYSAAGSALTALTTSFTVDILQGTRRYGDERLTRIRKGVHVGMAVGMALVILGFEYLADDSVINLVYKVASYTYGPILGMFAFGMFTRLRIRDGWMPVVAVAAPVLSALVQYWAREAWDYRIGFELLIYNAAFTMAGMLLLAKKNEN, encoded by the coding sequence ATGACACCTTTCGCCGTTATCACCACCGTATTGGGCTATATAGCCGTACTTTTTGTCGTCGCCTGGCTCTCGGGCCGGCGTGCCGACAATGCCGGGTTCTTCACCGGCAACCGGAGCACGCCGTGGTATATGGCAGCCTTCGCCATGATCGGGGCTGCAATCTCGGGCGTGACTTTCATCTCGGTGCCGGGCTCGGTCGCCGTCGATTCCTTCTCCTACATGCAGATGGTCGCCGGTTTCACCGTGGGGCAGCTGGTCGTCGCGTTCCTGCTCATCCCGACCTTCTACCGCCTCCGGGTGGTGTCGCTCTACGAATACCTCGACGGGCGCTTCGGCATCCTCTCGCACCATACCGGGGCATGGTTCTTCTTCGTGTCGAAGATGCTGGGTGCCGCGCTGCGTGTCTACGTGGTCTGCGCCGTCATGCAACTGCTGGTTTTCAGCCACTACGGGCTGCCCTTCTGGCTCAATGCGCTGGTGACGATGCTCTTCGTCTGGCTCTATACGCAGCAGGGGGGTGTCAAGTCGCTCATCTGGACGGATACGCTCAAGACTTTCTGCCTGGTGGGCAGCCTCGTGCTGTCGATCGTCTTCATCATGCAGGCGCTCGGCATGTCGTTCGGCGAAATGACCCGCGAGGTCGCCGCGTCGCCCTATTCGCGGGTGTTTTTCTTCGACGACCCCTCCTCCGACCGCTATTTCTGGAAGATGTTTCTCGCGGGCGTCGTGCTGCTGATCTCCATGACGGGACTCGACCAGGACATGATGCAGCGGAACCTGAGCTGCGCCACGCCGCGCGATTCGCAGAAAAACATCGTCCTGACGGCCGTCAGCCAGATATTCGTCATCTTCCTGTTCCTCGTGCTGGGTGTGCTGCTCTACATTTACATCGGCCGCACCGGCCTTGCGATGCCCGTAAAGGGCGACCAGGTATTCTCGCTGGTGGCTGTCGAGGGCGGATTACCGGTATTTGTTGGCATACTGTTTGTTATAGGGCTTATTTCGAGTACTTATTCAGCTGCCGGTTCGGCCCTTACGGCCCTTACGACTTCGTTCACGGTCGACATCCTGCAAGGCACCAGGCGCTACGGTGACGAACGCCTGACCCGCATCCGGAAGGGCGTGCACGTCGGCATGGCCGTCGGCATGGCGCTGGTGATCCTCGGCTTCGAATACCTGGCCGACGACAGCGTCATCAACCTCGTCTACAAGGTTGCCAGCTATACCTACGGGCCGATCCTGGGTATGTTCGCCTTCGGGATGTTCACGCGCCTGAGAATCCGCGACGGCTGGATGCCCGTGGTCGCCGTCGCCGCCCCCGTGCTGAGCGCCCTCGTGCAATACTGGGCGCGCGAGGCGTGGGACTACCGGATCGGGTTCGAACTTTTGATTTACAATGCCGCCTTCACCATGGCCGGCATGTTGTTGCTTGCCAAGAAGAATGAAAACTAA
- a CDS encoding site-specific integrase, which yields MYLDYYTGDVIRKENYVGGKRQYEFLKLYLIPERTREDKAKNEATLALAKAIQSKRIVEIQNDAHGFQNTNKSKVNLLDYLEGIGKQSAERGSGNYARTVLNTVRALKLFRGDYIAFRDVDKQFLSEFTDFLRQMPKASKYGVRKTGGVLGNNSVVSYYGTLRTAINRAYKEGIITINPTKEFDFADKVRQEPSRREYLTIEELKLLINTPCRHGIVKQAFLFSCMCGLRVSDIRKLTWSDLQQSGGRVRIEIKMQKTKEPLYLPISDEALKWLPERGETKDGDIIFPLTHEGTVNDTLQHWANVAGITKHISFHVARHTHATMLLTLGADLYTVSKLLGHKNIATTQIYAKIVDKKKEEAIGLIPNLTD from the coding sequence ATCTACTTGGATTATTATACGGGTGATGTCATCCGCAAGGAGAACTATGTCGGTGGTAAGCGGCAGTACGAGTTTCTGAAACTCTACCTGATTCCGGAGCGGACACGCGAGGATAAGGCGAAGAACGAAGCGACGCTTGCCCTCGCCAAAGCGATCCAGAGTAAGCGCATAGTGGAGATACAGAACGACGCGCACGGGTTTCAGAACACGAACAAGTCCAAAGTAAATCTGCTCGACTATCTGGAGGGCATCGGGAAACAGTCAGCCGAGCGGGGGAGCGGGAACTATGCGCGAACGGTGCTGAATACCGTCCGTGCGTTGAAGTTGTTTCGGGGTGATTATATCGCGTTTCGCGATGTCGATAAGCAGTTTCTTTCGGAGTTTACCGATTTCCTGCGGCAGATGCCCAAGGCCAGCAAATACGGGGTGCGGAAAACCGGAGGCGTGCTGGGAAATAATTCGGTCGTTTCCTATTACGGCACGTTGCGCACGGCGATCAACCGAGCCTATAAAGAGGGTATCATTACGATCAACCCTACTAAGGAGTTTGATTTTGCAGATAAAGTGCGGCAAGAGCCGAGCCGCCGGGAATACCTGACTATCGAAGAATTAAAGCTGTTGATAAATACCCCGTGTCGGCATGGGATCGTGAAGCAAGCCTTTCTGTTCAGTTGCATGTGCGGACTCCGTGTGAGCGACATCCGGAAACTGACATGGAGCGATTTGCAACAGAGCGGCGGGCGTGTACGCATCGAAATCAAGATGCAGAAAACGAAGGAACCGCTTTACCTGCCTATCTCCGATGAGGCGTTAAAATGGCTGCCGGAACGCGGCGAAACGAAAGACGGCGATATAATCTTTCCGTTAACGCACGAAGGGACGGTAAACGACACCCTGCAACATTGGGCAAATGTCGCCGGAATCACCAAACATATCTCGTTCCATGTGGCGCGACACACTCATGCGACGATGCTGCTGACTTTAGGCGCAGATTTATATACGGTCAGTAAATTACTTGGGCATAAGAATATTGCGACCACTCAAATTTACGCCAAAATCGTCGATAAGAAGAAAGAGGAGGCGATCGGGCTGATTCCGAATCTGACCGACTAA
- a CDS encoding site-specific integrase: MKQTDVTVTFYLKKSEMNDEGHCPVMAKLVVGKFSEAAFSAKMSVPAALWASGRATGKSNAAREINRQLDDLRASAISIYDELSATRENVTAEEIRNLLLGTAFGQETLLGYFRTFIEHFEKRVGVNREKGTAQSYRYACNCVAAFIQEKYKLSDVPFTALNRSFIDNYDLYLRTERRFALGTIVLLVTRLNTIVGEAIAEGIITADPFAGYEAEHPEREQKYLTAAELQRLMTTPLHDPKLYHIRDLFLFSCYTGIPYGDMCRLTTEDLEVAEDGEVWIKTARKKTKIDYEVPLLDIPLLILDKYRDMAPEGKLLPMYSNNELNRTLKRIAAICGIERKLVFHCGRHTYATEITLSHGVPLETVSKMLGHSRISTTQIYAKVTDDKIDMDTRSLEEKIAGRFSVAI, translated from the coding sequence ATGAAACAGACGGATGTAACGGTTACGTTCTACCTCAAAAAGAGCGAAATGAATGACGAGGGACATTGCCCGGTCATGGCGAAACTTGTTGTCGGCAAATTTTCAGAAGCGGCTTTTAGTGCGAAAATGTCCGTACCCGCTGCACTGTGGGCATCCGGACGTGCCACGGGTAAAAGTAACGCCGCGCGGGAAATCAACCGGCAACTGGACGATTTGCGAGCTTCAGCCATTTCCATTTATGACGAACTGTCAGCCACCCGTGAGAATGTAACGGCTGAAGAAATAAGGAATCTGTTGTTGGGGACGGCTTTCGGGCAGGAAACCCTGTTGGGTTATTTCCGGACGTTCATCGAACATTTCGAAAAACGTGTCGGCGTGAACCGGGAAAAGGGAACAGCGCAATCTTACCGCTATGCTTGTAACTGTGTGGCCGCTTTCATCCAGGAGAAATACAAGTTGTCGGATGTTCCTTTCACGGCCCTGAACCGTTCATTCATCGACAACTATGACCTCTACCTACGCACGGAGCGCCGCTTTGCCCTGGGAACTATCGTGTTGCTTGTCACACGGTTGAACACGATTGTCGGGGAAGCCATCGCGGAAGGGATTATCACTGCCGACCCGTTCGCGGGTTATGAAGCCGAACATCCCGAGCGGGAACAGAAATACCTTACCGCAGCGGAGTTACAACGGCTGATGACCACACCCCTGCACGACCCGAAACTCTACCATATCCGCGACCTGTTCCTCTTCTCCTGCTACACGGGTATCCCTTACGGGGACATGTGCCGCCTGACGACGGAGGATCTGGAAGTGGCCGAGGACGGTGAGGTATGGATCAAGACCGCCCGCAAGAAGACGAAAATCGACTATGAAGTGCCATTGCTCGACATACCGTTGCTCATCCTCGACAAGTACCGGGATATGGCCCCGGAAGGAAAACTGCTGCCGATGTACAGCAACAACGAACTCAACCGGACACTGAAACGTATTGCCGCCATTTGCGGAATTGAACGGAAGCTCGTCTTTCACTGCGGACGCCATACCTACGCCACCGAGATCACGCTTTCGCATGGTGTCCCGCTTGAAACCGTCAGTAAAATGCTGGGGCATAGCCGCATTTCCACGACGCAGATTTACGCCAAAGTGACCGATGACAAGATCGACATGGATACCCGGTCTTTAGAGGAAAAGATTGCCGGCCGCTTCTCCGTAGCTATTTAA
- a CDS encoding GatB/YqeY domain-containing protein, translated as MSLEQQISKGIMEAMKAKDTVRLGALRNAKKYIIEAKTAGPEIAELPDADVLKIISKLAKQGADSAAIFTEQNRPDLAAEELAQVAVFQEFLPRQLTPEELEAEVRAVIAQVGATSVKEMGKVMGVVTKKLAGRADGKDISAKVRELLS; from the coding sequence ATGTCACTCGAACAACAGATTTCGAAAGGTATCATGGAGGCCATGAAGGCCAAGGATACCGTGCGCCTGGGCGCATTGCGCAATGCCAAGAAGTATATCATCGAGGCTAAGACCGCGGGCCCGGAAATCGCCGAACTGCCCGATGCCGACGTACTGAAAATCATCTCCAAACTGGCCAAGCAGGGTGCCGATTCCGCCGCGATCTTCACAGAGCAGAACCGCCCCGACCTCGCGGCCGAGGAGTTGGCGCAGGTCGCCGTCTTCCAGGAGTTCCTGCCCCGGCAGCTTACGCCCGAAGAGCTGGAGGCCGAGGTCAGGGCCGTGATCGCCCAGGTCGGCGCCACGTCGGTGAAGGAGATGGGCAAGGTGATGGGCGTGGTCACGAAGAAACTCGCCGGACGTGCCGACGGCAAGGATATTTCGGCCAAGGTCAGGGAACTGCTTTCGTAA
- a CDS encoding DUF4435 domain-containing protein, translating to MREIVIPINGESKTISSEQNFVIVGANGSGKSHLGAWIERQETNGSVLRISAQRALSIPENITIKSEESAWNKMYYGTEEHQDKGYKWNWGQESTTKLINDYDSVLSAIFARKNKENDLYVKDCKAKEISGDAKAKVPMMITDKITLIWDSIFPQRKIIFEDAKVRARLVDKIEYHAKNMSDGERVAIYLIGQCLISPENTVIVIDEPEIHLHKSIMYKLWDKIEEFCPTKTFIYITHDLDFAASRKEATKIWIKSYDGKDAWELNIIFPDEEIPDSLIFEVLGNRKPILFVEGERGSYDNQLYPYIYEDYSIIPCHDCSKVIEMTKAFNNPRIRTLHNFDIKGLIDHDYMTEEEVESYKESKIYTLAVAEVENLYLSEDIVKIVAINQALNPDEAFIKVKDFLFDAFQAEYDLQLAAMCAKEIRHKLQCYTKPQENSLEALKHQMELLKNSINVELIYQNRKHEIDQIIESKDYAGLLRIYNRKSLHERVSPILKLSAKEYPNLILRLLKTDKKNAIVRALKNYTPDINIA from the coding sequence ATGAGGGAAATTGTTATTCCAATAAATGGAGAATCCAAGACAATAAGTAGCGAGCAAAATTTTGTCATAGTTGGAGCAAATGGAAGTGGTAAAAGTCATTTGGGGGCATGGATAGAACGACAAGAGACAAATGGGAGTGTTCTTCGAATATCAGCTCAAAGAGCATTATCTATACCCGAAAATATTACCATTAAGAGTGAAGAAAGCGCATGGAACAAAATGTATTATGGTACAGAAGAACATCAAGATAAGGGGTATAAATGGAACTGGGGACAGGAATCTACAACAAAACTGATAAATGATTACGATAGTGTTCTTTCCGCCATATTTGCCCGGAAAAATAAGGAAAACGATTTGTACGTAAAAGATTGTAAGGCGAAAGAGATTTCTGGGGATGCTAAGGCAAAGGTACCCATGATGATTACAGATAAGATAACTCTCATATGGGACTCTATTTTCCCACAAAGAAAGATAATATTTGAAGATGCAAAGGTTAGAGCTCGTTTGGTAGATAAGATTGAATATCATGCAAAAAATATGTCAGATGGAGAGCGTGTTGCTATTTATTTGATCGGTCAGTGTCTTATTTCGCCAGAAAATACAGTAATTGTAATTGATGAGCCTGAAATTCATCTTCATAAATCTATAATGTATAAATTGTGGGATAAAATTGAAGAATTTTGTCCTACTAAAACTTTCATATATATTACACATGATTTAGATTTTGCCGCATCAAGAAAAGAGGCAACCAAGATATGGATAAAATCTTATGATGGTAAGGATGCTTGGGAGTTAAACATTATTTTTCCTGATGAGGAGATACCGGATAGCCTAATCTTTGAAGTGCTGGGTAATCGAAAACCTATACTGTTTGTGGAGGGGGAAAGAGGAAGTTATGATAATCAATTATATCCATATATTTATGAGGATTATAGTATAATTCCTTGCCATGATTGTTCTAAAGTTATAGAGATGACAAAAGCTTTTAATAACCCGCGCATTAGAACTCTACATAACTTTGACATTAAAGGACTAATAGATCATGATTATATGACTGAAGAAGAAGTTGAAAGTTATAAGGAGTCAAAGATATATACTTTAGCTGTAGCGGAAGTTGAGAACTTATATTTGAGCGAAGATATCGTCAAAATAGTTGCTATAAACCAAGCTCTGAATCCAGATGAAGCATTTATAAAGGTTAAGGATTTCTTATTTGATGCATTTCAGGCTGAGTATGATTTGCAATTGGCTGCAATGTGTGCAAAAGAAATTAGGCATAAATTACAATGCTATACCAAACCCCAAGAAAATTCGTTAGAGGCTTTGAAACACCAAATGGAATTGCTCAAAAATTCTATTAATGTTGAGTTGATATATCAAAATCGGAAACATGAAATAGATCAAATCATTGAAAGTAAGGACTATGCTGGTTTGCTAAGGATATACAATCGGAAGAGTTTGCACGAACGTGTTTCTCCGATACTAAAATTATCTGCCAAAGAATATCCTAATCTAATTTTACGTTTATTAAAAACGGATAAAAAGAATGCAATTGTACGTGCTTTAAAGAATTACACTCCGGATATCAATATCGCATAA